A part of bacterium genomic DNA contains:
- the nikR gene encoding nickel-responsive transcriptional regulator NikR: MPVKRLSISLDEELATEFDKFISEKGFENRSEAIRELIQNALFSAKELNPTGKIIGTLSFVFDHSKHLNHKIVHEQHRFIKDIVGITQAHLNEVRTLETILINTTYERAEKLASRILNSRGVVCGKLTVFQDV, from the coding sequence ATGCCTGTAAAACGCTTAAGTATTAGCTTAGATGAGGAACTGGCCACCGAATTCGATAAATTCATATCCGAAAAAGGTTTCGAAAACCGCTCCGAAGCGATACGAGAGCTAATACAGAACGCTCTTTTTTCCGCCAAAGAATTAAACCCAACCGGTAAAATAATCGGGACCTTGTCTTTCGTTTTCGACCACAGCAAGCATCTCAATCATAAGATAGTTCATGAACAACACCGCTTCATAAAGGATATCGTTGGCATCACCCAAGCACACCTTAACGAAGTGCGAACTCTCGAGACTATTCTCATTAACACAACTTACGAGCGTGCTGAAAAACTAGCATCGAGGATTCTTAACTCACGAGGTGTCGTATGTGGTAAATTGACGGTGTTCCAAGATGTCTGA
- the rsmI gene encoding 16S rRNA (cytidine(1402)-2'-O)-methyltransferase codes for MPIGKLIIVPTPIGNLEDITLRAIRLLREVDIIAAEDTRSAKFLLEKHGIFKKTFPYHVKNERRLADRILELVENGKTVAVISESGTPGISDPGWTLIRKAVENEIPFEVLPGPCAFIPALLLSGFPVTGFSFEGFLPHSGKGRRRRLRILAKDSPHTHVFYESPHRINAFLKDAFNILGDRPVAICRELTKIYEETIRGMLSDLVNNCPEIRGEVVVLIAPYNLIEDKEEECL; via the coding sequence ATGCCAATAGGGAAATTAATAATAGTTCCGACGCCGATAGGAAATCTCGAAGACATCACTCTGAGAGCAATAAGGCTTCTTCGAGAAGTTGATATCATTGCAGCAGAGGATACCCGCTCTGCGAAATTCCTCTTGGAAAAACACGGCATTTTTAAAAAAACATTTCCTTATCATGTAAAGAACGAAAGACGGCTTGCTGACAGAATTCTTGAGCTTGTCGAAAATGGTAAAACAGTTGCAGTTATCTCTGAATCGGGCACACCCGGGATATCCGACCCGGGTTGGACTCTTATTAGAAAGGCAGTCGAGAATGAGATTCCATTCGAAGTCTTGCCCGGACCATGTGCTTTTATTCCGGCGCTTCTCCTATCAGGATTTCCCGTTACAGGTTTCTCCTTCGAGGGCTTTTTACCTCACTCTGGAAAAGGGCGGCGTAGGCGCCTTCGGATTCTTGCAAAAGACTCACCACACACCCATGTGTTCTACGAATCACCTCACCGAATAAACGCCTTTCTTAAAGATGCTTTCAATATATTGGGGGATAGACCCGTGGCTATCTGTAGAGAGTTAACAAAAATCTATGAGGAAACTATTCGAGGTATGCTATCAGATTTAGTGAATAATTGCCCCGAAATAAGAGGTGAGGTAGTTGTGCTTATCGCACCTTACAATTTGATAGAAGATAAGGAGGAAGAATGCCTGTAA